The window CTTCTTTGTAATGATCGTAGCGGGTTAGTGAGAATGACAACCGGGGGTGAAAGCGGAGAGTGATGAGGCGAAATAAAGGGGGAGGGACAGGATAGGGTTGCAGACAGTTTGTCTTAATACCCTCTCCATCGAGGATGCCCCGAACCATTCATCGAGTATGGTTCGATCCGTCCAACGAGTATGCCCCTGACAATTTAACGGGTGTACTTCAGATCAAACTACGGTAGTACTTTGGATAAAACTACCAGGGTACTTCAGACCAAACTACGGTAGTACTTTGAATCAAAGTACCGTAGTACTTTAGAGCAAACTACTACGGTACTTTTTAAAAAAGAACGGGAGTGTTTTTTCCGGGATACAGCCGTACCCGCTTCTCTTACCCCACCGCCCCGCATAGACACCCTTCCAGCTCCGTACACAAAGAACAACGGGTCGCATCATCCGCCGGTGTTTCCTTGCCCTGCATCCGGGTTTCCACGTAGGCAATGGTCTTCTCGGTGAGCTCCCGAGACATACCCACATGTCGTTCCGGGGCGATAGCCCGCTCGATCTCCTCCCGACTGAAATTCCCTGCTATCTTTGCATCCTCCATCAGGATATCCAGCACCGGCTTGCCGGTTTCCACAGATTGCATAGAGGCCTCATAGACCAGGGTGTGGGCATTTTGCTTGCCGATGGTATCTCCCAGAAAAAACATCAGGGCCTCGGTAGAAATCAGCGGGGCCGCCTTGAGTACATTGTCGCGAACCCTCTGTTCATGGACTGTCATATCAGCCAAAATTTCCTTCATCAGGGCTAGCAGACCACAGGTATAAAGGGAGCTGTCCGTGAGAGCGGCCCACTCCAGACGGACTGAACGATAATCCCGCTCATGCTCACAAATCAGTCCTTCATAACCTAAAAGCACATTGGAGGTAATGAGTTTGGACAAGACCACCACCTGCTCACAAAGCTCAGGATTGCGCTTATGAGGCATGGTACTGCTGCCAATCTTACCCATATGAAAGGGTTCTTCCATCTCATGAATCTCGTTGCGGGCTAGACAGCGAATTTCATCAGCAATACGAGCCAAGGAGCCACCGATCATCGCCAACAGGGATAGGAATTCGGCAAAACGGTCACGGGAGGCATGCCAGGCCACATTGGGCACCGCAAGCCCCAGCTTGGCGGAAAATTTCTCTACTAAGGGAAAGGCCTGCTCGCCTAAGGCATCCATTGTCCCGACACCACCAAAGAGCTCACTGACCAAAAGGCGTTCCCGCACCTGCTCCAGCCGC is drawn from Candidatus Electrothrix aestuarii and contains these coding sequences:
- a CDS encoding adenylosuccinate lyase family protein yields the protein MNTCTPNSHIVDSRFYSGGYTTLEARRIFCDLRRYQHWLDVEVALASAQAELGVIPQEAADNIQQNARICLLDLDGIRQGLQLTNHSLMPLLEALRKVCDEEAGQFIHFGATTQDIQDTAQVLELRNVLLVVERDLHKIISLLMQRARQYRDLVTIGRTHSQHALPMTIGLKIAGWLDEVWRGVERLEQVRERLLVSELFGGVGTMDALGEQAFPLVEKFSAKLGLAVPNVAWHASRDRFAEFLSLLAMIGGSLARIADEIRCLARNEIHEMEEPFHMGKIGSSTMPHKRNPELCEQVVVLSKLITSNVLLGYEGLICEHERDYRSVRLEWAALTDSSLYTCGLLALMKEILADMTVHEQRVRDNVLKAAPLISTEALMFFLGDTIGKQNAHTLVYEASMQSVETGKPVLDILMEDAKIAGNFSREEIERAIAPERHVGMSRELTEKTIAYVETRMQGKETPADDATRCSLCTELEGCLCGAVG